A portion of the Diceros bicornis minor isolate mBicDic1 chromosome 20, mDicBic1.mat.cur, whole genome shotgun sequence genome contains these proteins:
- the IQCN gene encoding LOW QUALITY PROTEIN: IQ domain-containing protein N (The sequence of the model RefSeq protein was modified relative to this genomic sequence to represent the inferred CDS: deleted 1 base in 1 codon) translates to MTLQGKADLPGNQDNAASSTATVATQWAEFLPAPARPDLPDKAGTLYPQPQHELPASRETLLPQPDKDKTVPRRIPRLRAVVESQAFKNVLVDEMDMMLSRAATLIQANWRGYRLRQKLVSQMTAAKAIQEAWRRFSTRRLLRSGKAVERKVNVKEGDIPYHPPQQVRFQHPEEGRCLLTQPVMVSRETQFPSSDSLAACAPQLVLSQPQGAPQPSTQAPCAVGGPGVTFLPHQTITIRLPCPVSLDAKRQPCLVMRAARSACLVHHVEGDVMKTKQVTSRASKAGASGPPPSGRYAQAVHGPLKTQTQTHMETEVLKAPPQAGPPPVITKTPPPTSPAATMTKTPPPTSPAATMTKTPPPTSPAATMTKTPPPTSPAATMTKTPPPTSPAATMTKTPPPTSPAATMTKTPPPTSPAATMTKIPPQPCPVPMVTITKTPPQMYLAAPMTKTPPQTSPAATMTKTPLQSCLAATINKTLLQMYPAAMMTKTSPQPCPVPTVTITKTPTQAYPVTPMTKTPPQTYPPAMMTKIPPQPCPAAPMTKTPVQMRPTASMTNTSPQTRLVAMMTKTQPQMCPMATMTKTRLQTCPVATMAKTPPQMCPLASMIKPPTQTQPAAMMTKTPPQMCPMATVTKTPLQMCPAMAKTPSHTLPGASVTKTPPQTRLTAMITKTPAQLRSVAAILRTLCLPPPAAGNLKAPPPAAVTAAIPNTSSHTSLNAPKAKAVVDARQAAGMVKFSSHSYLTEGKVKYFPLPHLGAGAPEASARPPLEGELIKPFPQKQAKMETVSNTCVTVEMPRASSWAKVAEDGSTAHLRMDVRKVQSQVYGPVETAADLPPPQLGTRPAKALAQPQLATRSTTTSRQAYLPAKLTKTQSLAHLDAHLTKAQSQAHLAAGAIKVQSQGHLPTGLTKAQYQAQLVSETAKCLYTAHQAAELSSKTQSQPFLAGFKASSQPCQHVGTLGTRPRAKREDRLAQFPPHSHAQGKATQGPHQGASATQSLPVPLLVSAGHCTCNVESWGDGGAAGARPSAASPAVPCQEELPAAQLASLGAELEALLGSREDLRALLAKALSQGEARAALSQALSSEVLGTTMAKALSPGMLGTALVKVLSWGKLDIALSRTLSWGELQAKLAKATQGKLADALSKALTEEEQATLSQALCQGELGAVLSQSVSQAAPRTGVILPKATTKTARSGLAVMPTPAEVDQMGSPAATCGPTLGPRRPQPNKVRVPQAGAWEGFVTGGPARLLEGMGDGAVTGGSPCSSVVPVGASLTCRVITTIHLYLLIAALDPCLPWERGPSREFSLNLYLSSEISEESVCPHPRVCELASDLNPVVSDMGPSLPKSPYLQPPPSLWQPLIANGVGPSTSRPSVASGTAMSSHNPHMVSRVASHPWASSGQGRVAPGKLPSTVGGGRAAHSHQRAAAYGGPVCGCQTSRVSRVPPSVYRPLVAKGPQQPPVVPEEAMQKSQSLDHEGTSTGTREMINKVTSSPLRAAMGKVPPTRPRTPCDIIPLLLPGSVAPAHRWAPKTQVDPSLSPASTGRRLAPTLLRTATPGRERNQLQGTISGAHCPQELLTGHTLRELVASLPQDLEDDLARSFSQGSTDYSPNVSNSQSSLHTCSSHSLSTSSVASMTAVHLVEEASLDGDLLLDAFLSGEAMERSLGLGDVEETEIVGHTHTIPNLHQQPSAASKVIPILHHSSASSHMTLSVQWGSDGQADRDMSSGQRSVSPKESLSQKPHRTGLTRSLSSGNVVPTVSQQPSVACRLTPSLLQPSVASKVAPNPGQASMASGVTFSLSKPAMARRVAPSLGQPSRASGVAPSLGQPSRASGVAPSLGQPSRASGVAPSLGQPSRVSGVAPSLGQPSRASGMPANLDWPSMAGGVTPSQAQPSMTNGVALGQAQPSVTGGVAPSLSQASMASGVALGLGQPSVASGVAPSLGQPFMTSRVAPRLAQSSMTSRVAPRLNQSSMTSRVAPRLAQSSMTSRVAPRLAQSSMTSRVAPRLVQSSMTSRVAPRLAQSSMTSRVAPRLVQASMTGGVAPSLAQPSVATILASSRPQPSVISGKGRALSQPSCAPGVGSNPPSSGVNAAAPSLCHPSFMTEVPLSAPNPCVTGSMDQGLGQPSEAPGLRPCRDPLTMSEEAPHPQAPELHEVSLGFHEPLGVGGRCPGVTEHSAVTPSAPLPYQACVVHGEDLCLGRASSVSQGVLFRDVATCMPQGAMAAGMFLSMSQGPMSPGLTGSMCQRSVTTGMGPNQSPVAGGMAPIAALASVADAPLGHEQAPEVGAGFSWASVPPGLGMNPPTSLASVGPSMSQVCVDLPTSLDLQRLPVSAVAASGYQQASAFRWEPVMGTATGLVPCSIAGRMTTAVALGTVASGVAPSVPPAYTVNGVAQTLPPESMISGVGQGLPPGSMARGMVRTLPLGSLAGGLSPSLIAAPGAGEQRRSLPIRPSASLTPPSLPLGCEASGVGPSVSSGSVASSVVPAPMAGGLNKGLALGSAASTAGLPSTVGSVAQSHLQGSMLVGITPRPYHGALAGEGTGPFQAPRTAGWAPVHPQASEAGGTAKGRHRVPMVLRRASQLSQAPGMVPSETTASQAMMKPEDLHKALSQVSVPSEESVVLEDTPWMYHSPLATDIDYGHEFLVEDGTLPKGQRLLLEEVAPSKAESMTSGTAPVPPQPSSFAKHSIAGSVTPTLQQGSAISRGAPSCHSVAAGRVPSVQTGSVKGAGAPWAHRQASVAHVVPWSHSHWMGASPTVSGSPKLACGTSVASSLHPRSVARMGTPSTPRRSRAFGMAPGVLPYPSMASGAASGGLQMEAVPSTLQKPVSGDLAQSSHHKSLGPRKSYRSVHGSLVSEMLDDSLAKIVPFPQVREHARRSSQEGPERCPGAPLALTPILRTGEAAHDMAIPRPPPGVRRVSLGYESSPSGSWRPLFNQEGLPGARDFLSAVAPGDSHRASLTPPVLQGPTDAGVAGGQAWNSAVPSVAVGPTNSTTAPGGAWELARAAVPWDATGGRVAADPRRSGELVVSIQDVEKIIIQAVVTIQACVRGYLVRRTVKVWHQWAIIIQAAWRGYRVRRELARISRAATVIQAMWRGFCTRRSRAQPTLQPGTWAEMGSGARTMSDHRCFQSCQPHVCALCQSLSPGLGSPPSVVMLVGSSPRTCHMCGQTLPTRVVHGTGQGSSGQARVPWGCGAQLTSQSLQRSHLQNKAATTIQSAWRGFLIRRRLRQQQGAAKMLQATWRGHHARSSLTTDALLGPAAWDDPQHMQWPGV, encoded by the exons ATGACCCTCCAAG GCAAAGCTGACCTGCCCGGGAACCAAGACAATGCCGCAAGCAGCACAGCTACAGTCGCCACCCAATGGGCAGAGTTCCTGCCAGCTCCAGCTCGT CCCGATCTCCCAGACAAAGCGGGGACATTGTATCCACAGCCCCAGCATGAGCTGCCTGCATCCAGAGAGACCCTTCTGCCACAGCCGGACAAGGACAAGACGGTGCCTCGCCGCATCCCACGCCTCCGGGCCGTGGTGGAGAGCCAGGCCTTCAAGAACGTCCTGGTGGACGAGATGGACATGATGCTGTCCCGCGCAGCCACCCTCATCCAAGCCAACTGGAGGGGCTACCGGCTCCGGCAGAAGCTGGTCTCCCAGATGACGGCCGCGAAGGCCATCCAGGAGGCCTGGCGGCGCTTCAGCACCAGGCGCCTCCTCCGCTCGGGCAAGGCAGTGGAGAGAAAAGTGAACGTGAAGGAGGGGGACATCCCTTACCACCCCCCGCAGCAGGTGCGCTTCCAGCACCCGGAGGAGGGCAGGTGCCTTCTGACCCAGCCCGTCATGGTGAGCAGGGAGACCCAGTTCCCCTCCTCCGACAGCCTGGCTGCCTGCGCCCCCCAGCTGGTCCTGTCACAGCCCCAGGGTGCTCCACAGCCCAGCACACAAGCTCCTTGTGCCGTTGGTGGCCCGGGCGTCACCTTCCTGCCACACCAAACTATCACCATCAGACTGCCGTGTCCAGTGAGTCTAGACGCGAAGCGCCAGCCATGCCTGGTGATGAGAGCTGCCAGAAGTGCCTGCCTTGTCCACCATGTAGAAGGGGATGTGATGAAGACCAAGCAAGTAACTTCCAGAGCCAGTAAGGCAGGAGCCTCAGGGCCACCACCATCTGGAAGGTATGCCCAGGCAGTTCACGGACCGCTCAAGACCCAGACCCAGACCCACATGGAAACAGAGGTCCTCAAAGCCCCACCCCAGGCAGGCCCACCACCTGTGATAACCAAGACCCCACCCCCGACATCTCCAGCAGCCACGATGACCAAGACCCCACCCCCGACATCTCCAGCAGCCACGATGACCAAGACCCCACCCCCGACATCTCCAGCAGCCACGATGACCAAGACCCCACCCCCGACATCTCCAGCAGCCACGATGACCAAGACCCCACCCCCGACATCTCCAGCAGCCACGATGACCAAGACCCCACCTCCGACATCTCCAGCAGCCACGATGACCAAGACCCCACCCCCGACATCTCCAGCAGCCACGATGACCAAGATCCCACCCCAGCCGTGCCCAGTGCCCATGGTAACAATAACCAAGACCCCACCCCAGATGTACCTGGCAGCCCCGATGACCAAGACTCCGCCGCAGACGAGCCCAGCAGCCACGATGACCAAGACGCCACTCCAGTCGTGCCTAGCGGCCACGATTAACAAGACTCTACTCCAGATGTACCCAGCAGCCATGATGACCAAGACCTCACCCCAGCCGTGCCCAGTGCCCACAGTAACAATAACCAAGACCCCAACCCAGGCGTATCCGGTGACCCCAATGACCAAGACCCCTCCCCAGACATACCCACCAGCCATGATGACCAAGATCCCACCCCAGCCTTGCCCAGCTGCTCCGATGACCAAGACTCCAGTCCAGATGAGACCAACAGCCTCGATGACCAACACTTCACCCCAGACACGCCTGGTGGCCATGATGACCAAGACCCAGCCCCAGATGTGCCCCATGGCCACGATGACCAAGACCCGACTGCAGACATGTCCAGTGGCCACGATGGCCAAGACCCCACCCCAGATGTGCCCATTGGCCTCGATGATCAAGCCCCCAACCCAGACACAACCGGCGGCCATGATGACCAAGACCCCACCCCAGATGTGCCCCATGGCCACGGTGACCAAGACCCCACTGCAGATGTGTCCAGCGATGGCCAAGACCCCATCTCACACGCTCCCGGGAGCCTCAGTGACCAAGACCCCTCCCCAGACGCGCCTGACAGCCATGATAACCAAGACCCCAGCCCAGTTACGCTCGGTGGCCGCCATCCTCAGGACCCTGTGCCTGCCCCCTCCAGCAGCCGGCAATCTGAAGGCTCCACCTCCTGCAGCGGTGACAGCTGCGATTCCCAACACCTCGTCACACACGTCTTTAAATGCACCAAAGGCCAAGGCTGTGGTGGATGCAAGGCAGGCAGCGGGGATGGTCAAGTTCTCGTCCCACTCGTACTTGACTGAGGGAAAGGTGAAGTACTTCCCCCTGCCACACCTGGGGGCCGGCGCTCCTGAGGCTTCTGCCAGGCCTCCTCTGGAAGGTGAGCTGATTAAGCCCTTCCCCCAGAAACAAGCGAAAATGGAAACAGTATCTAACACATGTGTGACCGTGGAAATGCCCAGGGCTTCCTCCTGGGCAAAAGTGGCTGAGGATGGGAGCACGGCACACCTGAGGATGGATGTCAGGAAGGTCCAGTCCCAGGTGTATGGGCCTGTAGAAACGGCGGCGGACCTGCCCCCGCCACAGCTGGGCACACGTCCAGCCAAGGCCCTGGCCCAGCCACAGCTGGCCACACGTTCAACCACAACCTCACGTCAGGCATATCTGCCTGCCAAGCTGACCAAGACCCAGTCCTTGGCACACCTGGACGCACATCTAACCAAGGCGCAGTCCCAGGCACATCTGGCCGCAGGAGCAATAAAGGTCCAGTCCCAAGGGCATCTGCCCACCGGGCTGACCAAGGCCCAGTACCAGGCCCAGCTGGTCTCGGAAACAGCCAAATGCCTCTACACAGCCCACCAGGCTGCTGAGCTCAGCAGCAAGACCCAGTCCCAGCCATTCCTGGCCGGGTTCAaggcctcctcccagccctgccagcaTGTTGGCACCCTTGGCACTCGGCCCCGAGCCAAGCGGGAGGACAGACTAGCCCAGTTCCCGCCCCACAGCCACGCACAGGGCAAGGCCACCCAGGGCCCACACCAGGGCGCCTCCGCGACCCAGAGCTTGCCGGTGCCTCTGCTGGTGTCCGCCGGACACTGTACGTGCAACGTTGAATCCTGGGGTGACGGCGGGGCCGCCGGGGCCCGGCCGTCAGCAGCCAGCCCGGCTGTGCCCTGCCAGGAGgagctgccagctgcccagcttgCCTCGCTGGGTGCTGAGCTGGAGGCCCTGCTGGGGTCCCGGGAAGACCTCCGTGCCCTGCTGGCAAAAGCCCTCTCCCAGGGGGAAGCGAGGGCAGCCCTGAGTCAGGCCCTGTCCAGCGAAGTCCTGGGCACCACGATGGCCAAGGCCCTGTCCCCAGGCATGCTGGGCACGGCACTGGTGAAGGTGCTGTCCTGGGGCAAGTTGGACATCGCCCTGTCCCGCACCCTGTCTTGGGGCGAACTGCAGGCAAAACTCGCTAAGGCCACGCAGGGCAAACTGGCGGATGCGCTCAGCAAGGCCCTGACGGAGGAGGAGCAAGCCACCCTGAGCCAAGCCCTGTGTCAGGGTGAGCTGGGCGCCGTCCTGAGCCAGTCTGTGTCTCAGGCGGCCCCGAGGACTGGAGTCATCCTCCCCAAGGCCACCACAAAAACGGCGAGAAGCGGGCTGGCTGTGATGCCCACTCCGGCGGAGGTGGACCAGATGGGGAGCCCGGCAGCCACGTGTGGGCCCACCTTGGGCCCCAGGAGACCACAGCCCAACAAGGTCagggttccccaggctggggcctGGGAGGGCTTCGTCACAGGCGGGCCTGCCAGGCTCTTggaggggatgggggatggggccGTGACTGGGGGGTCACCCTGCTCCTCGGTGGTCCCTGTGGGAGCCTCCTTGACCTGTAGGGtgatcaccaccattcatctctaTCTCCTGATTGCGGCCCTGGACCCCTGTCTACCGTGGGAGAGGGGGCCCAGCAGGGAATTCTCCTTAAACCTGTATCTGAGCTCTGAGATCAGTGAAGAAAGTGTTTGCCCACACCCAAGGGTCTGTGAATTGGCATCAGACCTCAACCCTGTGGTGAGTGACATGGGCCCCAGTTTGCCCAAGTCGCCCTACCTGCAGCCTCCCCCTAGTCTGTGGCAGCCGCTCATTGCCAATGGCGTGGGCCCAAGCACCAGCCGGCCATCAGTGGCCAGTGGCACGGCCATGAGCTCCCACAATCCACACATGGTCAGCAGGGTGGCCTCACATCCGTGGGCATCGTCCGGGCAGGGCAGGGTGGCCCCAGGCAAGTTGCCCAGCACTGTGGGCGGTGGGAGGGCTGCCCACTCCCACCAGCGTGCTGCCGCCTATGGGGGGCCCGTCTGTGGGTGTCAGACCTCCAGGGTCAGCAGGGTGCCCCCCAGTGTGTATCGACCCTTAGTGGCCAAAGGTCCACAACAGCCACCTGTGGTCCCTGAGGAGGCCATGCAGAAGAGCCAGTCCCTAGATCATGAAGGGACCTCCACAGGCACTAGGGAGATGATCAACAAGGTGACCTCAAGTCCACTGCGGGCTGCCATGGGCAAAGTGCCCCCAACCCGACCACGGACCCCCTGTGACATAATCCCGCTTCTCCTGCCTGGCTCCGTGGCTCCTGCTCATCGCTGGGCACCCAAGACTCAGGTAGATCCCAGCCTGTCCCCAGCCTCCACAGGCCGTAGGTTGGCACCCACCCTCCTCCGTACAGCCACCCCTGGGCGGGAGAGGAATCAACTGCAGGGTACCATTTCTGGCGCGCACTGCCCACAGGAGCTGCTGACAGGCCACACACTCAGGGAACTGGTGGCCAGTTTGCCACAGGATCTAGAAGATGACCTGGCCAGAAGCTTCTCTCAGGGCTCCACGGACTACAGCCCAAATGTGAGCAATTCCCAGAGCTCGCTGCATACCTGCAGCTCGCACAGCCTTTCCACCAGTTCCGTGGCCAGCATGACTGCTGTCCACCTGGTAGAAGAGGCCAGCTTGGATGGGGACCTCCTTCTAGATGCCTTCCTCTCTGGGGAGGCCATGGAAAGGTCCCTGGGGCTTGGGGATGTGGAAGAGACTGAGATAGTGGGCCATACGCACACGATCCCAAACCTCCACCAACAGCCCTCTGCAGCCTCAAAGGTGATCCCCATTCTGCACCACAGCTCAGCGTCCAGTCACATGACTTTGAGTGTCCAGTGGGGCTCAGATGGTCAAGCAGACAGGGATATGTCCTCAGGCCAAAGATCCGTGAGTCCCAAGGAGAGCTTGTCCCAGAAACCCCACAGGACAGGGCTCACAAGAAGTCTGTCTTCTGGTAACGTGGTCCCTACTGTATCTCAGCAGCCATCTGTGGCTTGTAGGTTGACCCCAAGCCTATTGCAGCCATCAGTAGCCAGCAAGGTGGCCCCAAACCCAGGCCAGGCTTCGATGGCCAGTGGGGTCACCTTCAGCCTATCTAAGCCAGCTATGGCCAGGAGGGTGGCCCCCAGCCTAGGCCAGCCATCTAGGGCCAGTGGGGTGGCCCCTAGCCTAGGCCAGCCATCTAGAGCCAGTGGGGTGGCCCCTAGCCTAGGCCAGCCATCTAGGGCCAGTGGGGTGGCCCCCAGCCTAGGCCAGCCATCTAGGGTCAGTGGGGTGGCCCCTAGCCTAGGCCAGCCATCTAGGGCCAGTGGGATGCCCGCCAACCTAGACTGGCCATCAATGGCCGGTGGGGTGACACCCAGCCAAGCCCAGCCATCTATGACCAATGGAGTGGCCCTCGGCCAAGCCCAGCCATCTGTGACAGGTGGGGTGGCCCCCAGTCTAAGCCAGGCATCAATGGCCAGTGGGGTGGCCCTCGGCCTAGGCCAGCCATCAGTGGCCAGTGGGGTGGCCCCCAGCCTGGGCCAGCCATTTATGACCAGTAGGGTAGCCCCCAGACTAGCCCAGTCATCTATGACCAGTAGGGTAGCCCCCAGACTAAACCAATCATCTATGACCAGTAGGGTAGCCCCCAGACTAGCCCAATCATCTATGACCAGTAGGGTAGCCCCCAGACTAGCCCAGTCATCTATGACCAGTAGGGTAGCCCCCAGACTAGTCCAGTCATCTATGACCAGTAGGGTAGCCCCCAGACTAGCCCAATCGTCTATGACCAGTAGAGTAGCCCCCAGACTAGTCCAGGCATCTATGACCGGTGGGGTggcccccagcctggcccagccaTCGGTGGCCACTATATTGGCCTCCAGCCGACCCCAGCCCTCTGTGATCAGTGGTAAGGGTCGTGCACTCAGTCAGCCAAGCTGCGCCCCTGGGGTGGGTTCAAATCCACCGTCATCAGGAGTGAACGCAGCGGCCCCTAGCCTGTGTCACCCATCCTTTATGACTGAAGTCCCCTTGAGTGCACCAAACCCCTGTGTGACTGGCAGCATGGACCAGGGTCTGGGCCAGCCCTCTGAGGCCCCTGGGCTGCGCCCGTGTCGAGATCCTCTGACGATGAGTGAGGAAGCCCCACACCCCCAGGCCCCTGAGCTCCACGAGGTGTCTCTGGGCTTCCATGAGCCCCTTGGTGTTGGCGGGAGGTGCCCGGGAGTAACTGAACATTCTGCTGTCACTCCTTCCGCCCCACTTCCCTACCAAGCGTGTGTGGTCCATGGAGAGGACTTGTGTCTGGGCCGGGCAAGCAGTGTGTCTCAGGGGGTTCTGTTCAGGGATGTGGCTACCTGCATGCCTCAGGGCGCCATGGCTGCGGGCATGTTCCTAAGCATGTCTCAGGGACCTATGTCTCCTGGCCTGACAGGGAGTATGTGCCAGAGAAGTGTGACCACTGGAATGGGCCCAAATCAATCTCCAGTGGCCGGTggcatggctcccattgcagccctgGCCTCTGTGGCAGATGCCCCTTTGGGTCATGAACAAGCCCCAGAGGTAGGCGCTGGCTTCTCTTGGGCTTCAGTGCCCCCTGGACTGGGTATGAATCCACCCACGTCCCTGGCCAGTGTGGGCCCCAGCATGTCTCAGGTCTGTGTTGATCTTCCAACATCTTTGGACCTCCAGCGTCTTCCTGTTTCCGCAGTCGCTGCATCTGGTTACCAACAAGCCAGTGCTTTCAGATGGGAGCCTGTGATGGGCACGGCCACTGGTCTGGTGCCATGTTCTATAGCTGGTAGGATGACCACAGCTGTGGCCCTAGGAACTGTGGCCAGTGGTGTGGCCCCCAGCGTTCCACCAGCTTATACGGTCAATGGTGTGGCTCAGACCCTTCCTCCAGAGTCCATGATCAGTGGTGTGGGCCAGGGCCTTCCTCCAGGGTCTATGGCCCGTGGCATGGTCAGGACCCTGCCTCTGGGTTCTCTGGCGGGGGGGCTCTCCCCTAGTCTCATTGCAGCacctggggctggtgagcagaGGCGAAGTCTCCCCATAAGACCCTCAGCCAGTCTAACTCCTCCAAGCCTGCCCCTAGGTTGTGAGGCAAGTGGGGTGGGCCCAAGTGTCTCTTCTGGTTCTGTGGCCTCCAGTGTGGTCCCAGCACCCATGGCAGGGGGACTGAATAAGGGCCTGGCTCTGGGGTCCGCGGCTAGCACAGCTGGTCTGCCCTCCACTGTTGGAAGCGTAGCCCAAAGCCATCTCCAGGGCTCCATGCTCGTGGGGATCACCCCCCGGCCATACCACGGGGCCCTGGCTGGGGagggcacaggccccttccaGGCACCCCGCACCGCCGGCTGGGCTCCAGTTCATCCCCAGGCCTCGGAGGCGGGTGGTACAGCCAAGGGAAGGCACCGGGTGCCCATGGTCCTGCGAAGAGCCTCACAGTTGAGCCAGGCTCCAGGGATGGTGCCGTCTGAGACCACAGCCAGCCAGGCCATGATGAAGCCAGAGGACCTGCACAAAGCTCTGTCCCAGGTGTCCGTGCCCAGTGAGGAGTCCGTGGTCCTTGAGGACACCCCGTGGATGTACCATAGTCCCCTGGCAACTGACATCGACTATGGCCATGAATTTCTGGTAGAGGATGGGACTCTTCCCAAAGGCCAAAGGCTGCTGTTGGAGGAGGTGGCCCCCAGCAAAGCCGAGTCTATGACCAGTGGCACAGCCCCTGTCCCTCCCCAGCCCTCGAGTTTTGCCAAGCACTCCATAGCTGGCAGTGTCACCCCGACTCTGCAGCAGGGGTCAGCAATCAGCCGGGGGGCCCCCAGTTGCCATTCTGTCGCTGCTGGCAGGGTGCCCAGTGTGCAGACGGGGTCTGTCAAGGGTGCCGGGGCCCCCTGGGCTCATCGGCAGGCCTCAGTGGCTCATGTTGTGCCCTGGAGCCATTCCCACTGGATGGGGGCTTCCCCCACAGTCTCAGGGTCACCCAAGCTGGCCTGTGGCACTTCCGTGGCATCCAGTTTGCACCCACGGTCTGTGGCCAGGATGGGGACCCCGAGCACTCCCAGGAGGTCAAGGGCCTTCGGCATGGCCCCAGGTGTGCTGCCATATCCGTCCATGGCTAGCGGGGCGGCATCTGGCGGGCTCCAGATGGAAGCCGTCCCCAGCACACTCCAGAAGCCAGTGTCTGGGGACCTGGCTCAGAGCAGCCACCACAAGTCCCTTGGCCCAAGAAAATCCTACAGGTCTGTGCATGGTAGCCTCGTCTCAGAAATGCTGGACGACTCTTTGGCCAAGATTGTGCCTTTCCCCCAGGTGCGGGAGCACGCCCGCAGGTCCTCACAGGAAGGGCCCGAACGGTGCCCGGGTGCTCCGCTGGCCCTAACGCCGATCCTCCGCACCGGCGAGGCGGCACATGACATGGCCATCCCTCGGCCGCCCCCGGGGGTTCGGAGGGTGTCTCTGGGCTACGAGTCTTCCCCGAGTGGCTCCTGGCGGCCCCTTTTTAACCAGGAGGGGCTTCCAGGGGCTCGGGATTTCCTCAGCGCCGTGGCCCCTGGAGACAGTCACAGGGCGTCCCTGACTCCCCCTGTACTCCAGGGCCCCACGGACGCTGGCGTGGCTGGTGGCCAAGCATGGAACTCTGCTGTCCCCAGTGTAGCAGTCGGGCCCACAAACAGCACCACGGCCCCTGGTGGCGCATGGGAGCTGGCCAGGGCCGCCGTACCGTGGGACGCCACGGGCGGCCGGGTGGCAGCGGACCCCAGACGGTCGGGGGAGCTGGTGGTGTCGATCCAGGACGTGGAGAAGATAATCATCCAGGCCGTGGTCACGATCCAGGCGTGTGTGCGCGGCTACCTGGTGCGCCGTACCGTCAAGGTGTGGCACCAGTGGGCCATCATCATCCAGGCCGCCTGGCGTGGCTACCGTGTGCGGCGTGAGCTGGCCCGGATCTCCAGAGCGGCCACCGTCATCCAGGCCATGTGGCGAGGCTTCTGCACCCGCCGGAGCCGCGCCCAGCCAACGCTGCAACCGGGTACGTGGGCCGAGATGGGCAGTGGGGCCAGGACCATGTCTGACCACCGCTGCTTCCAGTCCTGCCAGCCTCACGTCTGTGCCCTCTGCCAGTCACTGAGCCCGGGACTGGGGAGCCCACCCAGCGTGGTGATGCTCGTGGGTTCCAGCCCCCGCACCTGTCACATGTGCGGCCAAACCTTGCCCACACGGGTGGTGCACGGCACGGGCCAGGGCTCCTCAGGCCAGGCACGCGTGCCGTGGGGCTGTGGCGCGCAGCTGACCTCCCAGAGCCTCCAGCGGTCCCACCTCCAGAACAAGGCGGCCACGACAATCCAGTCCGCCTGGAGGGGCTTCCTTATCCGCCGCCGGCTGAGGCAGCAGCAGGGAGCAGCGAAGATGCTTCAAGCCACCTGGCGCGGCCACCACGCCCGGTCTTCCCTCACCACAGACGCACTCCTGGGGCCAGCGGCCTGGGATGACCCGCAGCACATGCAGTGGCCAGGCGTCTAG